The proteins below come from a single Benincasa hispida cultivar B227 chromosome 4, ASM972705v1, whole genome shotgun sequence genomic window:
- the LOC120075576 gene encoding probable folate-biopterin transporter 2: MVEEEKLKVSVEDLEEDDPQKESGVSIGRALYWFKLLVSEMHWSFVFGVVIVYGISQGLGGALNRVSTKYYMKDVQKVQPSEAQVYSGITSIPWMVKPVWGLLTDLVPILGYHRRPYFVFAGLLGVISLLSLALHEKLHLLLAILLLTAGSASVAIADVTIDACVAQNSNIHPTLAADLQSLCALSSSVGALLGFSISGILVHLIGSKGVYGLLAIPGGLVFLVGILLNEPHMPDFNYRQVNEKFVGAGKAMWTTLKIPNVWRPCLYMYLSLALCLDINEGLFYWYTDSKNGPKFSQENVGFIFSIGSVGSLLGALLYQYVFKDHQFRDLLFWTQLIFSLSGMLDFLLVLRLNLKFGIPDYFFIVIDESVHQLVNRLKWMPLLVLSSKLCPRGIEGTFFALLMSIDNVGLLSASWGGGFLLHILKVTRTKFANLWLAILIRNLLRLIPLFMLFLVPRGDPNSSILLTELPSSEVDNETSEEADNIELVSLVNGMNIDNQKEVF, from the exons ATGGTGGAGGAAGAGAAGCTTAAAGTCTCTGTTGAAGATTTGGAAGAAGATGATCCCCAGAAAGAGTCTGGTGTCTCTATTGGGAGGGCCCTTTATTGGTTCAAATTACTTGTTTCTGAAATGCATTGGAGTTTTGTGTTTGGAGTAGTGATTGTTTATGGAATTAGTCAAGGCTTGGGTGGAGCGCTTAACCGTGTCTCCACTAAGTACTATATGAAGGATGTTCAGAAAGTGCAGCCATCTGAAGCACAGGTTTATTCAGGCATTACCTCAATTCCATGGATGGTTAAGCCTGTCTGGGGTCTTTTAACTGATTTAGTCCCCATTCTTGGATACCATAGACGGCCTTACTTTGTTTTTGCAG GTCTTCTTGGTGTGATCTCCTTGCTTTCATTAGCCTTGCACGAGAAACTGCATCTTCTACTCGCAATTTTGTTGTTAACAGCAGGAAGTGCCAGTGTAGCCATAGCAGATGTCACCATAGATGCATGTGTAGCACAGAACAGTAACATTCATCCAACCCTTGCAGCTGATTTGCAAAGCTTATGCGCCTTGAGTTCTTCGGTCGGAGCATTACTTGGATTCTCTATTAGCGGTATCCTTGTTCATCTGATAGGCTCTAAG GGAGTGTATGGTTTGTTAGCAATACCTGGAGGGCTTGTATTTTTGGTTGGAATTCTACTTAATGAACCCCATATGCCAGACTTCAATTACAGACAG GTAAACGAAAAGTTTGTCGGCGCTGGGAAGGCTATGTGGACCACGTTAAAGATCCCGAATGTCTGGAGGCCATGCCTATATATGTATCTATCTCTTGCATTGTGCCTCGACATAAATGAAGGCCTGTTTTATTGGTACACAGACTCAAAAAATGGTCCAAAGTTCTCTCAG GAAAATGTTGGTTTCATATTCTCAATTGGTTCAGTTGGGTCCCTTTTAGGAGCTTTACTGTATCAGTATGTCTTCAAGGACCATCAGTTCCGAGACTTGCTTTTCTGGACTCAATTGATATTCAGTTTATCTGGGATGCTAGATTTCTTGCTGGTTTTGCGTTTGAACTTGAAATTTGGAATACCAGATTACTTCTTCATTGTGATTGATGAGAGTGTACATCAGCTTGTTAACAGGCTAAAATGGATGCCTCTTCTAGTCCTCAGCTCCAAGCTTTGCCCAAGAGGCATTGAGGGCACTTTCTTTGCTCTGCTTATGTCGATAGATAACGTTGGACTTCTCTCAGCATCATGGGGAGGCGGTTTCCTTCTCCATATCCTTAAAGTTACTCGAACAAAGTTCGCTAATTTATGGCTAGCCATTTTGATTAGGAACTTACTGAGACTCATTCCTCTCTTCATGTTGTTTTTGGTGCCCAGAGGTGATCCGAATTCTTCAATTCTTCTAACCGAGCTGCCAAGCTCAGAAGTCGATAACGAGACTTCTGAAGAAGCCGACAACATTGAACTGGTTTCCCTTGTGAATGGCATGAACATAGATAACCAGAAAGAAGTTTTCTGA
- the LOC120075577 gene encoding probable steroid-binding protein 3, whose protein sequence is MELTPGQLLAYNGTNPSKPIYVALKGQIYDVAAGVSFYGPGGPYAMFAGKDASRALAKMTKNEEDITSSLEGLSEKEIGVLNDWEKKFQAKYPIVGRVVS, encoded by the coding sequence ATGGAGCTAACACCTGGGCAACTGTTGGCCTACAATGGCACCAACCCATCAAAGCCCATCTATGTTGCTTTGAAGGGCCAAATCTACGACGTCGCAGCAGGCGTTTCTTTCTACGGCCCCGGTGGCCCCTACGCCATGTTCGCCGGCAAGGACGCCAGCAGAGCTCTGGCCAAGATGACCAAGAACGAGGAGGATATCACCTCTTCGCTCGAAGGCCTCTCTGAGAAAGAGATCGGTGTTCTCAACGACTGGGAGAAAAAATTTCAAGCTAAGTACCCTATTGTTGGCCGTGTTGTTTCTTAA
- the LOC120075348 gene encoding protein RRC1-like isoform X2, giving the protein MEELKHEQELRERRNQDREHWREGRHGEISTPSSRFDELPDDFDPSGKFPGSFDDGDPQTTNLYVGNLSPQVDENFLLRTFGRFGPIASVKIMWPRTEEERRRQRNCGFVAFMNRADGQAAKDEMQGVVVYGYELKIGWGKSVALPSQALPAPPPGHMAIRSKEGGTVILSGSSGPPVTSVPNQNSELVLTPNIPDITVEPPEDDHLHHVIDTMALYVLDGGCVFEQAIMERGRGNPLFNFLFELGSKEHTYYVWRLYSFAQGDTLQRWRTEPFIMITGSGRWVPPPLPTAKSPELEKESGPTYAAGRSRRVELERTLTDSQRDEFEDMLRALTLERSQIKEAMGFALDNADAAGEIVEVLTESLTLRETPIPTKVARLMLVSDILHNSSAPVKNASAYRTKFEATLPDIIESFNDLYRSITGRITAEALKERVLKLLQVWSDWFLFSDAYVNGLRATFLRLGNSGVIPFHSLCGDAPEIERKANCDDLGDGSKINQDAELAMGKGGAMKELMNLPFGELERRCRHNGLSLVGGREMMVARLLSLEEAEKQSGYELDEDLKYSNSHSGRYSSSSRETKAERDPAEISGWNRFGDNEADFQRMGSVPMAQTLSIPQPELKGFTKSGKNDPVLPASKWAREDDESDNEQKGGARGLGLSYSSSGSENAGDGPSKADEMEITTEASVLMQPDSGLNEEQRQKLRRVEVALIEYRESLEERGIKSAEEIERKVLIYRKQLESEYGLTDSNETASRKKRRDRPDDSHDSSRKLHRSQSHSDSPVRKLLNRDRDRENDMDRERDRSRDRDREKSGSRERDDHERDRGKERDRDRRKRGK; this is encoded by the exons ATGGAGGAGCTGAAGCATGAGCAAGAGCTGAGGGAAAGACGAAATCAAGATCGTGAACATTGGCGGGAGGGACGCCATGGAGAAATCTCAACA CCATCTAGTCGATTTGATGAACTGCCTGATGACTTTGATCCTAGTGGAAAGTTCCCTGGATCATTTGATGATGGAGATCCTCAAACGACTAACCTTTATGTAGGAAATTTATCTCCACAG GTTGATGAGAATTTTCTTCTTCGAACTTTTGGAAGATTTGGACCAATTGCTAGTGTAAAGATAATGTGGCCAAGGACAGAGGAGGAACGAAGACGACAAAGAAATTGTGGATTTGTAGCTTTCATGAATAGAGCTGATGGCCAAGCTGCAAAGGATGAAATGCAGG GAGTTGTTGTTTATGGATATGAACTGAAAATTGGATGGGGAAAGTCTGTTGCTCTTCCATCCCAAGCATTACCTGCACCTCCTCCAGGTCATATGGCCATTAGAAGTAAGGAG GGTGGGACTGTTATCTTATCTGGCTCATCAGGACCGCCAGTCACTTCTGTCCCAAATCAAAATTCTGAACTG GTTCTGACACCCAACATTCCTGATATTACCGTTGAACCACCTGAGGATGATCATCTCCACCATGTCATTGACACTATGGCTCTTTATGTTCTGGATGGAGGTTGTGTCTTTGAACAAGCTATTATGGAGAGGGGTCGGGGAAATCCTCTCTTCAACTTCTTGTTTGAGCTTGGTTCAAAAGAACATACTTATTATGTTTGGCGACTTTATTCATTTGCTCAg GGGGATACTCTTCAAAGGTGGAGAACTGAACCTTTTATCATGATAACTGGTAGTGGGAG ATGGGTTCCACCGCCTCTTCCAACTGCTAAAAGCCCAGAGCTTGAAAAGGAGTCTGGTCCCACTTATGCTGCTGGAAGAAGCAGA CGCGTGGAGCTTGAAAGAACATTAACTGATTCGCAAAGGGATGAGTTTGAGGACATGCTTCGGGCATTGACACTAGAAAGGAGTCAGATAAAGGAAGCAATGGGGTTTGCATTGGATAATGCTGATGCAGCTGGAGAG ATAGTTGAAGTTCTAACAGAATCTTTAACGCTTAGAGAAACTCCTATTCCAACCAAGGTTGCAAGGTTGATGCTTGTGTCTGATATCCTTCATAACAGTAGTGCTCCTGTAAAGAATGCATCTGCATACCGCACGAAATTTGAAGCAACATTACCTGACATCATTGAGAGCTTCAATGATCTATATCGCAGCATAACAGGGAGAATTACGGCAGAGGCCCTCAAG GAACGAGTACTGAAATTATTGCAAGTTTGGTCCGATTGGTTTCTATTCTCAGATGCTTATGTGAATGGATTGCGAGCCACGTTCCTTCGGTTGGGAAACTCTGGTGTGATCCCTTTTCATTCATTATGTGGTGATGCCCCTGAGATTGAACGGAAGGCCAATTGTGATGATTTAGGAGATGGGAGTAAAATCAATCAAGATGCTGAATTGGCAATGGGCAAAGGAGGAGCCATGAAGGAGTTGATGAATCTTCCCTTTGGAGAATTGGAAAGAAGATGCAGGCATAATGGGTTGTCTCTTGTTGGTGGTAGAGAAATGATGGTTGCTCGTTTGCTAAGTCTTGAAGAGGCAGAAAAACAGAGTGGATATGAACTTGATGAAGACTTAAAATATAGTAATTCTCATTCTGGAAGATATTCAAGTAGCTCAAGAGAGACTAAAGCTGAACGAGATCCAGCAGAAATTTCTGGTTGGAACCGTTTTGGGGATAACGAGGCAGATTTCCAAAGAATGGGTTCTGTGCCTATGGCTCAAACTCTTTCCATTCCACAACCTGAACTAAAAGGCTTCACTAAGTCTGGGAAGAATGATCCTGTTTTGCCTGCCTCTAAATGGGCTAGGGAGGATGATGAAAGTGACAATGAGCAAAAAGGAGGTGCTAGGGGTCTCGGTTTGAGTTATTCATCTTCTGGAAGTGAAAATGCAGGTGATGGTCCTAGTAAAGCTGATGAGATGGAGATTACTACGGAGGCAAGTGTCCTCATGCAACCTGATAGTGGGTTGAATGAAGAGCAGAG ACAAAAGTTAAGACGTGTAGAAGTGGCTTTGATTGAATATCGTGAGTCCTTGGAAGAACGGGGCATCAAAAGTGCAGaggaaattgagagaaaagttTTGATATATCGGAAACAACTAGAATCTGAATACGGACTGACAGATTCCAATGAGACTGCATCAAGGAAGA AGAGGAGGGATAGACCCGATGATAGCCATGATTCATCAAGGAAGCTGCACCGTAGCCAGAGCCATAGTGATAGCCCAGTACGAAAGTTATTGAATCGAGACAGAGACAGGGAAAATGACATGGACAGGGAGCGAGACAGATCACGAGACAGAGACCGCGAAAAGAGTGGTAGCAGAGAAAGGGATGATCACGAACGAGATAGAGGTAAAGAAAGAGATAGGGATAGGAGAAAACGAGGAAAATAA
- the LOC120074963 gene encoding enhancer of rudimentary homolog, whose product MAYRHTILLMQTSHNRATRTFMDYDSISQAMDGICGLYERKLKDLNPANRNITYDIADLYNFIDGLADMSALVFEHSIQAFLPYDRQWIKQRIFQHLKKLAN is encoded by the exons ATG GCTTACAGGCACACCATCCTTCTTATGCAAACATCACACAACAGGGCAACTAGGACTTTCATGGATTATGATTCAATAAGTCAAGCTATGGATG GTATATGTGGGCTATATGAAAGGAAGCTTAAGGACTTAAATCCAGCCAACAGAAATATCACTTATGATATTGCAGATCTCTACAATTTCATTGATGGCCTCGCTGATATGAGTGCACTAGT GTTCGAACATTCAATTCAGGCTTTTTTGCCTTATGATCGGCAGTGGATTAAACAAAGGATATTTCAACATCTGAAGAAACTGGCAAATTGA
- the LOC120075348 gene encoding protein RRC1-like isoform X1: MSSFSITRKKTPFQKHREEEEAKKKREEDETARLYAEFVESFQGDNAPGSKTFVRGGTINPNEKLKSESEGEKSKDGVSVPKKGSRYVPSFIPPPLASKGKESDKKELEKPKEKEKGKSRNIDHFMEELKHEQELRERRNQDREHWREGRHGEISTPSSRFDELPDDFDPSGKFPGSFDDGDPQTTNLYVGNLSPQVDENFLLRTFGRFGPIASVKIMWPRTEEERRRQRNCGFVAFMNRADGQAAKDEMQGVVVYGYELKIGWGKSVALPSQALPAPPPGHMAIRSKEGGTVILSGSSGPPVTSVPNQNSELVLTPNIPDITVEPPEDDHLHHVIDTMALYVLDGGCVFEQAIMERGRGNPLFNFLFELGSKEHTYYVWRLYSFAQGDTLQRWRTEPFIMITGSGRWVPPPLPTAKSPELEKESGPTYAAGRSRRVELERTLTDSQRDEFEDMLRALTLERSQIKEAMGFALDNADAAGEIVEVLTESLTLRETPIPTKVARLMLVSDILHNSSAPVKNASAYRTKFEATLPDIIESFNDLYRSITGRITAEALKERVLKLLQVWSDWFLFSDAYVNGLRATFLRLGNSGVIPFHSLCGDAPEIERKANCDDLGDGSKINQDAELAMGKGGAMKELMNLPFGELERRCRHNGLSLVGGREMMVARLLSLEEAEKQSGYELDEDLKYSNSHSGRYSSSSRETKAERDPAEISGWNRFGDNEADFQRMGSVPMAQTLSIPQPELKGFTKSGKNDPVLPASKWAREDDESDNEQKGGARGLGLSYSSSGSENAGDGPSKADEMEITTEASVLMQPDSGLNEEQRQKLRRVEVALIEYRESLEERGIKSAEEIERKVLIYRKQLESEYGLTDSNETASRKKRRDRPDDSHDSSRKLHRSQSHSDSPVRKLLNRDRDRENDMDRERDRSRDRDREKSGSRERDDHERDRGKERDRDRRKRGK, from the exons ATGAGTTCATTTTCCATCACTCGGAAGAAGACTCCTTTCCAGAAACACAGGGAGGAGGAAGAGGCAAAGAAGAAG AGAGAGGAGGATGAAACTGCTCGATTGTATGCGGAATTTGTGGAGTCATTTCAAGGAGATAATGCACCTGGGTCTAAGACTTTTGTTCGTGGAGGAACTATCAACCCCAACGAGAAGTTGAAGAGTGAATCTGAGG GTGAAAAGTCCAAAGATGGGGTATCTGTTCCAAAGAAGGGAAGTAG ATATGTGCCATCTTTCATTCCACCTCCATTGGCATCCAAGGGAAAAGAATCTGACAAGAAG GAGCTGGAAAAGCCaaaggagaaagaaaagggGAAGTCTAGGAACATCGATCATTTTATGGAGGAGCTGAAGCATGAGCAAGAGCTGAGGGAAAGACGAAATCAAGATCGTGAACATTGGCGGGAGGGACGCCATGGAGAAATCTCAACA CCATCTAGTCGATTTGATGAACTGCCTGATGACTTTGATCCTAGTGGAAAGTTCCCTGGATCATTTGATGATGGAGATCCTCAAACGACTAACCTTTATGTAGGAAATTTATCTCCACAG GTTGATGAGAATTTTCTTCTTCGAACTTTTGGAAGATTTGGACCAATTGCTAGTGTAAAGATAATGTGGCCAAGGACAGAGGAGGAACGAAGACGACAAAGAAATTGTGGATTTGTAGCTTTCATGAATAGAGCTGATGGCCAAGCTGCAAAGGATGAAATGCAGG GAGTTGTTGTTTATGGATATGAACTGAAAATTGGATGGGGAAAGTCTGTTGCTCTTCCATCCCAAGCATTACCTGCACCTCCTCCAGGTCATATGGCCATTAGAAGTAAGGAG GGTGGGACTGTTATCTTATCTGGCTCATCAGGACCGCCAGTCACTTCTGTCCCAAATCAAAATTCTGAACTG GTTCTGACACCCAACATTCCTGATATTACCGTTGAACCACCTGAGGATGATCATCTCCACCATGTCATTGACACTATGGCTCTTTATGTTCTGGATGGAGGTTGTGTCTTTGAACAAGCTATTATGGAGAGGGGTCGGGGAAATCCTCTCTTCAACTTCTTGTTTGAGCTTGGTTCAAAAGAACATACTTATTATGTTTGGCGACTTTATTCATTTGCTCAg GGGGATACTCTTCAAAGGTGGAGAACTGAACCTTTTATCATGATAACTGGTAGTGGGAG ATGGGTTCCACCGCCTCTTCCAACTGCTAAAAGCCCAGAGCTTGAAAAGGAGTCTGGTCCCACTTATGCTGCTGGAAGAAGCAGA CGCGTGGAGCTTGAAAGAACATTAACTGATTCGCAAAGGGATGAGTTTGAGGACATGCTTCGGGCATTGACACTAGAAAGGAGTCAGATAAAGGAAGCAATGGGGTTTGCATTGGATAATGCTGATGCAGCTGGAGAG ATAGTTGAAGTTCTAACAGAATCTTTAACGCTTAGAGAAACTCCTATTCCAACCAAGGTTGCAAGGTTGATGCTTGTGTCTGATATCCTTCATAACAGTAGTGCTCCTGTAAAGAATGCATCTGCATACCGCACGAAATTTGAAGCAACATTACCTGACATCATTGAGAGCTTCAATGATCTATATCGCAGCATAACAGGGAGAATTACGGCAGAGGCCCTCAAG GAACGAGTACTGAAATTATTGCAAGTTTGGTCCGATTGGTTTCTATTCTCAGATGCTTATGTGAATGGATTGCGAGCCACGTTCCTTCGGTTGGGAAACTCTGGTGTGATCCCTTTTCATTCATTATGTGGTGATGCCCCTGAGATTGAACGGAAGGCCAATTGTGATGATTTAGGAGATGGGAGTAAAATCAATCAAGATGCTGAATTGGCAATGGGCAAAGGAGGAGCCATGAAGGAGTTGATGAATCTTCCCTTTGGAGAATTGGAAAGAAGATGCAGGCATAATGGGTTGTCTCTTGTTGGTGGTAGAGAAATGATGGTTGCTCGTTTGCTAAGTCTTGAAGAGGCAGAAAAACAGAGTGGATATGAACTTGATGAAGACTTAAAATATAGTAATTCTCATTCTGGAAGATATTCAAGTAGCTCAAGAGAGACTAAAGCTGAACGAGATCCAGCAGAAATTTCTGGTTGGAACCGTTTTGGGGATAACGAGGCAGATTTCCAAAGAATGGGTTCTGTGCCTATGGCTCAAACTCTTTCCATTCCACAACCTGAACTAAAAGGCTTCACTAAGTCTGGGAAGAATGATCCTGTTTTGCCTGCCTCTAAATGGGCTAGGGAGGATGATGAAAGTGACAATGAGCAAAAAGGAGGTGCTAGGGGTCTCGGTTTGAGTTATTCATCTTCTGGAAGTGAAAATGCAGGTGATGGTCCTAGTAAAGCTGATGAGATGGAGATTACTACGGAGGCAAGTGTCCTCATGCAACCTGATAGTGGGTTGAATGAAGAGCAGAG ACAAAAGTTAAGACGTGTAGAAGTGGCTTTGATTGAATATCGTGAGTCCTTGGAAGAACGGGGCATCAAAAGTGCAGaggaaattgagagaaaagttTTGATATATCGGAAACAACTAGAATCTGAATACGGACTGACAGATTCCAATGAGACTGCATCAAGGAAGA AGAGGAGGGATAGACCCGATGATAGCCATGATTCATCAAGGAAGCTGCACCGTAGCCAGAGCCATAGTGATAGCCCAGTACGAAAGTTATTGAATCGAGACAGAGACAGGGAAAATGACATGGACAGGGAGCGAGACAGATCACGAGACAGAGACCGCGAAAAGAGTGGTAGCAGAGAAAGGGATGATCACGAACGAGATAGAGGTAAAGAAAGAGATAGGGATAGGAGAAAACGAGGAAAATAA
- the LOC120076508 gene encoding probable steroid-binding protein 3 — MELTPRQLMAYNGTDRSKPIYVALKGCIYDVTAGASFYGPGGPYAMFAGKDASRALAKMSKNEADISFSLEGLSEKEMGVLNDWEKKFQAKYPIVGRVV, encoded by the coding sequence ATGGAGCTTACACCTCGGCAACTGATGGCATACAATGGCACCGACCGATCAAAGCCCATCTATGTGGCTTTGAAGGGCTGCATCTACGACGTCACAGCAGGCGCTTCCTTCTACGGTCCCGGTGGCCCCTACGCCATGTTCGCCGGGAAGGACGCGAGCAGAGCTCTGGCCAAGATGAGCAAGAACGAGGCGGACATCAGCTTTTCGCTTGAAGGACTCTCTGAGAAAGAAATGGGTGTTCTCAATGACTGGGAGAAGAAATTTCAAGCCAAGTACCCTATTGTTGGCCGTGttgtttaa